A genomic window from Streptomyces broussonetiae includes:
- the nusG gene encoding transcription termination/antitermination protein NusG — protein sequence MSDQNLNDAVEPDESVDDELDIVEGADEDLDEFEAAEAEAGEAAEEAALHVEDEDGEHPEDAEEAVEEAVAETVEEEPAEPVDPIEALREELRTLPGEWYVIHTYAGYENRVKTNLEQRAVSLNVEDYIFQAEVPQEEVVQIKNGDRKTIKQNKLPGYVLVRMDLTNESWGVVRNTPGVTGFVGNAYDPYPLTLDEIVKMLAPEAEEKAAREAAEAEGKPAPQRKVEVQVLDFEVGDSVTVTDGPFATLQATINEINADSKKVKGLVEIFGRETPVELSFDQIQKN from the coding sequence GTGTCTGACCAGAACCTGAACGACGCCGTCGAGCCGGATGAGTCCGTGGACGACGAGCTCGACATCGTCGAGGGCGCGGACGAGGACCTGGACGAGTTCGAGGCTGCCGAGGCCGAAGCCGGCGAGGCGGCCGAAGAGGCCGCGCTGCACGTCGAGGACGAGGACGGCGAGCACCCCGAGGACGCCGAAGAGGCCGTCGAGGAAGCTGTCGCGGAGACCGTCGAGGAGGAGCCGGCCGAGCCGGTCGACCCCATCGAGGCCCTGCGCGAGGAGCTGCGCACCCTGCCCGGCGAGTGGTACGTCATCCACACCTACGCCGGTTACGAGAACCGCGTGAAGACCAACCTGGAGCAGCGCGCCGTCTCGCTGAACGTCGAGGACTACATCTTCCAGGCCGAGGTGCCGCAGGAAGAGGTCGTCCAGATCAAGAACGGCGACCGCAAGACGATCAAGCAGAACAAGCTGCCGGGTTATGTCCTGGTCCGCATGGACCTGACCAACGAGTCCTGGGGCGTCGTCCGCAACACCCCGGGTGTCACCGGCTTCGTCGGCAACGCCTACGACCCCTACCCGCTGACCCTGGACGAGATCGTCAAGATGCTCGCCCCGGAGGCCGAGGAGAAGGCCGCCCGCGAGGCCGCCGAGGCCGAGGGCAAGCCCGCCCCGCAGCGCAAGGTCGAGGTCCAGGTGCTGGACTTCGAGGTCGGCGACTCGGTCACCGTCACCGACGGCCCGTTCGCCACGCTGCAGGCGACGATCAACGAGATCAACGCCGACTCCAAGAAGGTCAAGGGCCTGGTGGAGATCTTCGGCCGCGAGACGCCGGTCGAGCTGTCCTTCGACCAGATCCAGAAGAACTAG
- the rplK gene encoding 50S ribosomal protein L11, translating to MPPKKKKVTGLIKLQINAGAANPAPPVGPALGQHGVNIMEFCKAYNAATESQRGWVIPVEITVYEDRSFTFVTKTPPAAKMILKAAGVEKGSGEPHKTKVAKITEAQVREIATTKMPDLNANDLDAASKIIAGTARSMGITVEG from the coding sequence ATGCCTCCCAAGAAGAAGAAGGTCACGGGGCTTATCAAGCTCCAGATCAACGCCGGTGCGGCGAACCCGGCCCCGCCGGTCGGCCCCGCGCTGGGTCAGCACGGCGTCAACATCATGGAGTTCTGCAAGGCCTACAACGCCGCGACCGAGTCGCAGCGTGGCTGGGTGATCCCGGTGGAGATCACGGTCTACGAGGACCGCTCCTTCACCTTCGTCACCAAGACGCCGCCGGCCGCGAAGATGATCCTCAAGGCCGCTGGTGTCGAGAAGGGCTCGGGCGAGCCGCACAAGACCAAGGTCGCCAAGATCACCGAGGCGCAGGTCCGCGAGATCGCCACGACCAAGATGCCCGACCTGAACGCGAACGACCTGGACGCCGCGTCGAAGATCATCGCCGGCACCGCCCGTTCCATGGGCATCACGGTCGAGGGCTGA
- the rplA gene encoding 50S ribosomal protein L1: protein MSKRSKALRAADAKIDREKLYAPLEAVRLAKETSTSKFDGTVEVAFRLGVDPRKADQMVRGTVNLPHGTGKTARVLVFATGDRAEAARAAGADIVGADELIDEVAKGRLDFDAVVATPDLMGKVGRLGRVLGPRGLMPNPKTGTVTPDTAKAVTEIKGGKIEFRVDKHSNLHFIIGKASFDDAKLVENYGAALEEILRLKPSAAKGRYIKKAAISTTIGPGIPVDPNRTRNLLTEEDPAAV, encoded by the coding sequence GTGAGCAAGCGCAGCAAGGCTCTCCGCGCTGCGGACGCCAAGATCGACCGGGAGAAGCTGTACGCCCCGCTCGAGGCCGTCCGTCTCGCCAAGGAGACCTCCACGTCCAAGTTCGACGGCACCGTCGAGGTCGCCTTCCGTCTGGGTGTCGACCCGCGTAAGGCCGACCAGATGGTCCGTGGCACCGTGAACCTTCCGCACGGCACCGGTAAGACCGCCCGGGTCCTGGTCTTCGCGACCGGTGACCGTGCCGAGGCCGCGCGTGCCGCGGGCGCCGACATCGTCGGCGCCGACGAGCTGATCGACGAGGTGGCGAAGGGCCGTCTGGACTTCGACGCCGTCGTCGCCACCCCGGACCTCATGGGCAAGGTCGGCCGCCTCGGCCGCGTCCTCGGCCCGCGTGGTCTGATGCCGAACCCCAAGACCGGCACCGTGACCCCGGACACCGCCAAGGCCGTGACCGAGATCAAGGGCGGCAAGATCGAGTTCCGCGTCGACAAGCACTCGAACCTGCACTTCATCATCGGCAAGGCGTCCTTCGACGACGCCAAGCTGGTGGAGAACTACGGCGCCGCGCTGGAGGAGATCCTCCGTCTGAAGCCGTCCGCCGCCAAGGGTCGCTACATCAAGAAGGCCGCGATCAGCACCACGATCGGCCCCGGCATCCCGGTCGACCCGAACCGCACCCGCAACCTCCTCACCGAGGAGGACCCGGCCGCCGTCTGA
- the secE gene encoding preprotein translocase subunit SecE yields the protein MTDAVGSIDTPDAQDEVSESKKKARKGGKRAKKGPLKRLATFYRQIVAELRKVVWPTRNQLTSYTTVVIFFVAIMIALVTVIDYGLNHAAKYVFG from the coding sequence ATGACGGACGCCGTGGGCTCCATCGATACGCCTGACGCCCAGGACGAGGTGTCCGAGTCCAAGAAGAAGGCCCGCAAGGGCGGCAAGCGTGCCAAGAAGGGCCCGCTGAAGCGCCTCGCCACCTTCTACCGCCAGATCGTCGCGGAACTCCGCAAGGTCGTCTGGCCGACTCGCAACCAGCTGACGTCGTACACCACTGTGGTGATCTTCTTTGTCGCCATCATGATCGCCCTGGTGACCGTGATTGACTATGGGCTCAACCACGCGGCCAAGTACGTCTTCGGCTGA